Proteins from a single region of Haloplanus sp. GDY1:
- a CDS encoding DUF2103 domain-containing protein encodes MECRRCGSPLDRPGDYCLVCHTGNCDAVVLDVAEDRARLTMLDGEEVLGETAITTRPEEEGRSRVVERRNFAGRIADEIRRKRPETVFAAGDREVIRAVRAETHYEFYRVAGEDPVAAVLDRRGERALEVVETPPREKLGGRHTTLIGGRSGRQAISTVAEHPHVKKIVPGPIDAGGTGSQSGLRAKVTRADDNGNVRLLLRDGSSVQENRIVTTAMDRETGERVRDDLNEELAAVGLQ; translated from the coding sequence ATGGAGTGTCGGCGGTGCGGGTCCCCGCTGGATCGCCCGGGTGATTACTGTCTGGTCTGTCACACGGGCAACTGCGACGCCGTCGTGCTCGACGTGGCCGAGGACCGCGCCCGGCTGACCATGCTCGACGGGGAGGAGGTGCTGGGGGAGACGGCCATCACCACCCGCCCGGAGGAGGAAGGTCGGAGTCGGGTGGTCGAGCGCCGCAACTTCGCGGGACGGATCGCCGACGAGATCCGTCGCAAGCGCCCGGAGACGGTGTTCGCGGCGGGCGATCGCGAGGTCATCCGTGCGGTGCGGGCCGAGACCCACTACGAGTTCTACCGCGTCGCGGGCGAGGACCCCGTGGCCGCGGTGCTGGATCGGCGGGGCGAGCGCGCGCTGGAGGTGGTCGAGACGCCGCCGAGGGAGAAACTCGGCGGGCGACACACGACGCTGATCGGCGGCCGGAGCGGCCGGCAGGCGATCTCGACGGTCGCGGAACACCCACACGTGAAGAAGATCGTCCCCGGCCCCATCGACGCCGGCGGGACGGGGTCGCAGTCGGGGCTGCGGGCGAAGGTGACGCGGGCCGACGACAACGGCAACGTCCGCCTCCTCCTGCGGGACGGGTCGAGCGTGCAGGAAAACCGGATCGTCACGACGGCGATGGACCGCGAGACGGGCGAGCGGGTCCGGGACGACCTGAACGAGGAACTCGCGGCGGTGGGCCTGCAGTAG
- the truD gene encoding tRNA pseudouridine(13) synthase TruD, translating to MREAHPLERQVGIDYYVSDGDGVGGRLRGTPADFRVRELEAVDPEPLDADPSAYPHLLVRATLTDWDTNDFAGALSDALGVSRERVSWAGTKDKRAVTTQLFSIRGIEAPDLPALDGADLEALGRTGRNLEFGDLAGNAFEIRVSEPERPDAVGDVRDALRAFGGGRPAVPNWFGHQRFGSRRPVTHEVGLHVVREEWREAVLAYVGNPAETEPERTREARATVEAVAASDDPDWRAALEATPGHLGYERSMLHRLVENGGRDPADFRAALEAVPWNLQRLFVNAAQSVAFNRICSERLRRGLPFDRPVAGDVVCFADADAPADLRLPDTDRVQRVTEDRVDVVARHCERGRAFVTAPLVGTETTLGEGDPGDVERSVLDDLGLSPADFDLPGNFDSSGTRRAILVDTELTVERDPLTLSFSLPRGSYATAVLREFLKADPRDL from the coding sequence ATGCGCGAGGCACACCCGCTGGAACGGCAGGTCGGCATCGACTACTACGTGAGCGACGGCGACGGCGTCGGCGGCCGCCTCCGGGGGACGCCCGCGGACTTCCGGGTGCGGGAACTCGAAGCCGTCGACCCGGAACCGCTCGACGCCGACCCGTCGGCGTACCCCCACCTGCTCGTCCGGGCGACGCTCACCGACTGGGACACCAACGACTTCGCGGGCGCGCTCTCGGACGCCCTCGGCGTGAGCCGCGAGCGGGTGTCGTGGGCCGGCACCAAGGACAAGCGCGCGGTCACGACGCAACTGTTCTCGATCCGTGGCATCGAGGCCCCCGACCTGCCCGCCCTCGACGGGGCCGACCTGGAGGCGCTCGGGCGGACGGGACGCAACCTCGAATTCGGGGACCTGGCGGGCAACGCCTTCGAGATCCGGGTGAGCGAGCCGGAGCGACCCGACGCCGTCGGCGACGTCCGCGACGCGCTCCGGGCGTTCGGCGGCGGTCGGCCCGCGGTGCCGAACTGGTTCGGCCACCAGCGGTTCGGCAGTCGGCGACCCGTCACCCACGAGGTGGGCCTGCACGTCGTCCGCGAGGAGTGGCGCGAGGCCGTCCTGGCGTACGTCGGCAATCCCGCCGAGACGGAGCCGGAACGGACGCGGGAGGCCAGGGCGACGGTCGAGGCGGTGGCGGCGAGCGACGACCCCGACTGGCGGGCCGCGCTGGAGGCGACGCCAGGCCACCTCGGCTACGAGCGGTCGATGCTCCACCGGCTGGTCGAGAACGGCGGCCGGGACCCGGCGGACTTCCGTGCCGCGCTGGAGGCGGTGCCCTGGAACCTGCAGCGACTGTTCGTCAACGCGGCGCAGTCCGTCGCCTTCAACCGCATCTGCTCGGAGCGCCTGCGTCGCGGCCTCCCCTTCGACCGGCCCGTCGCCGGGGACGTGGTCTGTTTCGCCGACGCGGACGCCCCGGCGGACCTGCGCCTCCCCGACACCGACCGCGTCCAGCGGGTGACCGAAGACCGGGTGGACGTGGTGGCCCGCCACTGCGAGCGGGGGCGGGCGTTCGTCACCGCGCCGCTCGTGGGTACCGAGACGACCCTCGGCGAGGGAGACCCCGGCGACGTCGAGCGCTCGGTGCTCGACGACTTGGGGCTCTCGCCGGCCGACTTCGACCTCCCCGGCAACTTCGACTCGTCGGGCACCCGGCGGGCGATACTCGTGGACACGGAGTTGACCGTCGAGCGCGACCCCCTCACCCTCTCCTTCTCGCTCCCGCGGGGGTCGTACGCCACCGCCGTCCTCCGTGAGTTCCTGAAGGCCGACCCGCGGGACCTCTAG
- a CDS encoding high-affinity nickel-transporter protein codes for MSLATALVAGGALGARHALETDHLAAVATLVDGDGEGESRTGTGRAHPGLVGASWGVGHTLPIAILGLAAVRLGVSLPESVVRPVEAVVGVVLVYLGVRMLAGVVDRRKHAHGTHPLHRHLDVGSLSLGRHVHLHGDSLFVGALHGVAGSGALVVALVSTAPDLPTATSFLAAFAVGSVLTMAAVSALWGRALGTGVERALRAFAGVLGVGVGLLLIAEVAGVVG; via the coding sequence ATGTCACTCGCCACCGCCCTCGTCGCCGGCGGTGCCCTGGGCGCCCGCCACGCACTGGAGACGGATCACCTCGCCGCGGTGGCGACGCTGGTCGACGGGGACGGTGAGGGGGAGTCCCGGACGGGGACCGGTCGCGCGCATCCGGGTCTCGTCGGCGCCTCGTGGGGCGTCGGCCACACCCTCCCCATCGCGATCCTGGGGCTCGCGGCCGTCCGCCTGGGCGTGAGTCTCCCCGAGTCGGTCGTCCGCCCGGTCGAGGCGGTCGTCGGCGTCGTCCTCGTCTACCTCGGCGTGCGGATGCTCGCCGGGGTTGTCGACCGCCGGAAACACGCCCACGGGACCCATCCACTCCACCGCCACCTCGACGTGGGGAGCCTGTCCCTGGGGCGTCACGTCCACCTGCACGGCGATTCGCTGTTCGTCGGCGCGCTCCACGGCGTCGCCGGGAGCGGGGCGCTCGTGGTCGCGCTGGTGTCGACGGCGCCCGACCTCCCGACCGCCACCTCGTTCCTCGCAGCCTTCGCCGTCGGGTCGGTGCTGACGATGGCGGCGGTGTCCGCCCTGTGGGGCCGGGCGCTCGGGACGGGCGTCGAGCGGGCGCTCCGGGCGTTCGCGGGCGTCCTCGGCGTCGGCGTCGGCCTCCTCCTGATCGCCGAGGTGGCGGGGGTCGTCGGCTGA
- the pth2 gene encoding peptidyl-tRNA hydrolase Pth2: protein MKQAIVARTDIGMGQGKLAAQVAHAALSAYEDADERTRRAWKGEGQKKVVLKASGESQLFELADAAERAGLPNAIVRDAGHTQLDPGTVTALAVGPGDDEDVDRVTGDLSLY, encoded by the coding sequence ATGAAACAGGCCATCGTCGCGCGAACCGACATCGGGATGGGTCAGGGGAAGCTCGCCGCACAGGTCGCCCACGCCGCGCTCTCGGCGTACGAGGACGCAGACGAGCGGACGAGGCGGGCGTGGAAGGGCGAGGGACAGAAGAAGGTCGTCCTGAAGGCGAGCGGCGAGTCGCAGCTGTTCGAACTGGCCGACGCAGCCGAGCGGGCGGGCCTCCCGAACGCCATCGTTCGCGACGCCGGCCACACGCAACTGGACCCGGGGACGGTGACGGCGCTCGCGGTGGGGCCGGGCGACGACGAGGACGTGGACCGGGTGACGGGCGACCTCTCGCTGTACTGA
- a CDS encoding rod shape-determining protein, with protein sequence MSDSDENAGDETTAGDDEPTAIGVKLGSTRTVIAIPDGDGLRTVKTLTCLATYEDVITGEERVLYGEEAATEYPDRVQYTLRSGLPEDEDRAALTATFFEEVIEANDVPTDSAVVYAIPTIDNERGLENLQAVIEGSAVGEALIRSYPESLCGSVPALGDGLEAVEDIFVTVNLGSTNLEASAYRRGEQLVPFTTGAVTGNEVDRRIANYVEEETQGRVNVDTTTAREYKEEHADFVDFEPFTDVIQQPGGGSHEFTIERSVMDAVDEYVDEAVDEVANAFLPELANDHIKVYQLALDRPIVLTGGMACIPGIVEEFEERLSDELQREVEAVAPERPELSAAVGAQRIAARLVDADAY encoded by the coding sequence ATGAGCGACTCCGACGAAAACGCGGGCGACGAGACGACCGCAGGCGACGACGAGCCGACGGCAATCGGCGTGAAACTCGGGAGCACCCGGACGGTCATCGCCATCCCCGACGGCGACGGGTTGCGAACGGTCAAGACGCTCACCTGCCTCGCCACCTACGAGGACGTCATCACGGGCGAGGAGCGCGTCCTCTACGGCGAGGAGGCGGCGACGGAGTACCCCGACCGCGTGCAGTACACCCTCCGCTCCGGGCTCCCGGAGGACGAGGACCGCGCGGCGTTGACCGCGACGTTCTTCGAGGAGGTCATCGAGGCGAACGACGTCCCGACGGACAGCGCGGTGGTGTACGCCATCCCGACCATCGACAACGAGCGAGGGCTGGAGAACCTGCAGGCGGTCATCGAGGGGAGCGCGGTCGGCGAGGCGCTGATCCGCAGTTACCCCGAATCGCTCTGCGGGTCGGTCCCGGCCCTCGGCGACGGCCTGGAGGCCGTCGAGGACATCTTCGTCACCGTGAACCTGGGGTCGACGAACCTCGAAGCCTCGGCGTACCGCCGCGGCGAGCAGCTCGTCCCCTTCACCACGGGCGCGGTGACGGGCAACGAGGTCGACCGCCGCATCGCCAACTACGTCGAGGAGGAGACCCAGGGGCGGGTCAACGTCGACACCACGACCGCCCGGGAGTACAAGGAGGAACACGCCGACTTCGTCGACTTCGAGCCGTTCACGGACGTGATCCAGCAGCCCGGCGGCGGCTCCCACGAGTTCACCATCGAGCGCAGCGTCATGGACGCGGTCGACGAGTACGTCGACGAGGCCGTCGACGAGGTGGCGAACGCCTTCCTGCCGGAACTCGCCAACGACCACATCAAGGTCTACCAGCTGGCGCTGGACCGCCCCATCGTCCTCACGGGCGGGATGGCCTGCATCCCGGGCATCGTCGAGGAGTTCGAGGAGCGCCTGAGCGACGAACTCCAGCGCGAGGTGGAGGCGGTGGCGCCGGAGCGGCCGGAGCTCTCCGCGGCGGTCGGCGCCCAGCGCATCGCGGCGCGACTGGTCGACGCCGACGCGTACTGA
- a CDS encoding FlaD/FlaE family flagellar protein encodes MAIDPRNYDLDELRAASGASPRSASPRSEARWPGDDAAPEADDAAEGERSTDRPPADAAFEASVARDLVTMEGREGPRERPYLPALPASLTAEALIFEWLEFLVLQAGRESVADALDFYASVGWLGGDAAEALHAYLPGIDDARANAANDLDADDHRVSLHYVARLATLAGR; translated from the coding sequence ATGGCCATCGATCCGCGGAACTACGACCTCGACGAACTCCGGGCGGCCAGCGGCGCGTCGCCCCGTAGCGCGTCGCCCCGTAGCGAGGCGAGGTGGCCGGGCGACGACGCGGCCCCGGAGGCCGACGACGCCGCGGAAGGGGAGCGGTCGACGGACCGCCCGCCGGCGGACGCCGCCTTCGAGGCGTCGGTGGCTCGCGACCTGGTCACGATGGAGGGGCGGGAGGGACCGCGCGAGCGCCCGTACCTCCCTGCGCTCCCGGCGTCGCTGACGGCCGAGGCGCTGATCTTCGAGTGGCTGGAGTTCCTCGTGTTGCAGGCGGGTCGCGAGTCGGTGGCCGACGCCCTGGACTTCTACGCGTCCGTCGGGTGGCTCGGCGGCGACGCGGCCGAGGCGCTCCACGCCTACCTCCCGGGCATCGACGACGCGCGGGCGAACGCGGCCAACGACCTCGACGCGGACGACCACCGGGTGAGCCTGCACTACGTCGCCCGCCTGGCCACGCTGGCCGGCCGATGA
- a CDS encoding DUF3592 domain-containing protein, producing MPSRVALRVLGVVLGVALLSVGAVFGGIPLFNEYQKYQQVETARPVNATVVDTSISRRVDDDLRVREVRYTVRVTYRYAVDGETYTSRNVVPPGAGGAGAVVADTRAEAENVTAAYDAGDVVTAHVVAGDPSVAFLRPRRPGPLSLLLPLGLALFPLSLGAVALATGAGVLDPSTTAWWRRLVGVLATLLPLLPVGTGVGVGLAVAEPWWADGLIVAGGLVAVALLLRRTAPMVLFGRRWGG from the coding sequence ATGCCGTCCCGCGTCGCGCTCCGCGTGCTCGGTGTCGTGCTCGGCGTCGCCTTGCTCTCGGTCGGCGCCGTCTTCGGCGGGATACCGCTGTTCAACGAGTACCAGAAGTACCAGCAGGTCGAGACGGCCCGACCGGTGAACGCGACGGTGGTCGACACCTCGATCTCGCGGCGGGTCGACGACGACCTGCGCGTCCGGGAGGTCCGCTACACGGTGCGGGTCACCTACCGCTACGCCGTCGACGGGGAGACGTACACGAGTCGGAACGTCGTTCCGCCGGGCGCGGGTGGTGCCGGCGCCGTCGTCGCGGACACGCGGGCGGAAGCCGAGAACGTCACCGCCGCCTACGACGCGGGCGACGTCGTGACCGCCCACGTCGTCGCCGGCGATCCATCGGTGGCGTTTCTGCGTCCGCGGCGACCGGGGCCGCTGTCCCTCCTGCTCCCCCTCGGCCTCGCGCTCTTCCCGCTCTCGCTCGGCGCCGTCGCCCTCGCCACCGGCGCGGGCGTCCTCGACCCGTCGACGACCGCGTGGTGGCGGCGACTGGTCGGCGTCCTCGCGACGCTCCTCCCGCTGCTCCCCGTGGGCACCGGGGTCGGCGTCGGCCTCGCCGTCGCGGAGCCGTGGTGGGCTGACGGCCTGATCGTCGCGGGGGGGCTGGTGGCCGTCGCCCTCCTCCTCCGGCGCACCGCGCCGATGGTCCTGTTCGGTCGGCGCTGGGGCGGGTGA
- a CDS encoding MFS transporter: MDRTSGWDLLGVTTAAFFVTMVARLAPSPLVPGIIDAFGVTTGTVGIALSGMWAAYALFQFPGGIVADRIGERRVILLAMGGIAATSLALANARSFAVFAVAAVALGASAGLYFTAGTSFLTTQFDDTGRALGIHEIGASTAGLIAPVASAAVAARFDWRAGLLVPAAVAPVVLVLFAWRVPETPPRGGDASAVGVSPRRLIALLTRPSIGFTTLLATVAFFTWQSFASFFPTFLTAHVGLTTGRASLVFGAVFALTIVTAPGLGWVSDTTGRDPALVGSFLAGVGGYACFLFGGGGTVAVVAGAGLVGLGLSWPGVLNSRFMDHLGADERGTGFGLVRTILLLGSSLGSGVTGTVAGSVGWFAAYGLVAGLLALLVAALLLNRALGVGV, from the coding sequence ATGGACCGAACCAGCGGCTGGGATCTGCTCGGCGTGACGACCGCGGCGTTTTTCGTGACGATGGTCGCGCGGCTGGCACCCAGCCCGCTCGTCCCCGGCATCATCGACGCGTTCGGCGTCACGACCGGGACGGTCGGGATCGCCCTCTCGGGGATGTGGGCCGCCTACGCCCTCTTTCAGTTCCCGGGCGGGATCGTCGCCGACCGGATCGGGGAGCGGCGCGTGATCCTGCTCGCGATGGGCGGCATCGCCGCGACGAGCCTCGCGCTCGCGAACGCCCGGAGCTTCGCCGTCTTCGCCGTCGCGGCCGTCGCGCTCGGGGCGTCCGCGGGGCTGTATTTCACCGCCGGCACCTCGTTTCTCACGACGCAGTTCGACGACACGGGGCGCGCGCTCGGCATCCACGAGATCGGAGCGTCGACGGCGGGGTTGATCGCGCCCGTCGCGAGCGCCGCCGTCGCCGCCCGGTTCGACTGGCGGGCGGGGCTGCTCGTCCCCGCGGCCGTCGCGCCGGTGGTGCTCGTCCTGTTCGCGTGGCGGGTCCCCGAGACGCCGCCGCGCGGCGGCGACGCGTCGGCCGTCGGGGTCTCCCCCCGCCGGCTGATCGCGCTTCTGACCCGACCGAGCATCGGGTTCACGACCCTGCTGGCCACGGTGGCCTTCTTCACCTGGCAGTCGTTCGCCTCCTTCTTCCCGACGTTCCTCACGGCTCACGTGGGGCTCACGACCGGGCGCGCGAGCCTCGTGTTCGGCGCGGTGTTCGCGCTTACGATCGTCACCGCCCCCGGACTGGGGTGGGTGTCGGACACGACGGGCCGGGACCCGGCGCTCGTCGGCTCCTTCCTCGCGGGCGTCGGCGGCTACGCCTGCTTCCTGTTCGGCGGCGGCGGGACCGTCGCGGTGGTCGCGGGCGCGGGGCTCGTCGGCCTCGGCCTCTCGTGGCCGGGCGTGCTCAACTCCCGGTTCATGGACCACCTCGGGGCGGACGAGCGCGGGACGGGGTTCGGCCTCGTGCGGACGATCCTGCTGCTCGGCAGTTCGCTCGGCAGCGGCGTGACGGGGACGGTCGCGGGGTCCGTCGGCTGGTTCGCGGCCTACGGCCTCGTCGCCGGGCTCCTGGCCCTCCTCGTCGCCGCGTTGCTCCTGAACCGGGCGCTCGGCGTCGGCGTGTGA
- a CDS encoding potassium channel family protein, whose protein sequence is MDPGDVEYEPVSVKAVLVEMKDTAELLIDLSYSAVLHGSDEVAAEVLELEERMDVLQMQARMSLLMAARSPEDAEKLAPVLGVVGAAEKISDAAGDIAKVVLEDIGVPEAMRAAIPEAVESVVRAQVAPDSDYVGASLGGLNLETETGVRVIALRRAGEWIVNPDRETTFEAGDAALLRGTETALSAVYETATGDAYEPPSAVDSTIDDLDRAVDSIVLMKNMSELAVDLAYGAVLFDSEGVAEEVVELEAEVDALKSRFEAWVLRAAGRVEDPITLRGLVHLASATEVISDAALEISEGVLRGLDTHPVVAAAVEESDEVIVRVGVAAGSRLADASLGDLEVKTETGMRVIAVRRGDGDWVISPGPGTTVHADDVLIAKGTRDGAARLSELAGDA, encoded by the coding sequence ATGGACCCGGGGGACGTCGAGTACGAACCGGTCAGCGTGAAGGCCGTGCTCGTCGAGATGAAGGACACGGCCGAACTCCTCATCGACCTGTCGTACTCGGCGGTCCTCCACGGGAGCGACGAGGTGGCCGCCGAGGTGCTGGAACTCGAAGAGCGGATGGACGTGTTGCAGATGCAGGCGCGGATGAGCCTCCTGATGGCCGCCCGGAGCCCGGAGGACGCCGAGAAGCTGGCGCCCGTCCTCGGCGTCGTCGGCGCCGCCGAGAAGATCAGCGACGCCGCGGGCGACATCGCCAAGGTGGTGCTGGAGGACATCGGCGTCCCCGAGGCGATGCGGGCCGCGATTCCGGAGGCCGTCGAGTCGGTCGTCCGCGCCCAGGTCGCCCCCGACTCCGACTACGTCGGCGCCTCGCTCGGCGGCCTCAACCTCGAGACGGAGACGGGCGTCCGGGTGATCGCCCTCCGGCGCGCCGGCGAGTGGATCGTCAACCCGGACCGCGAGACGACGTTCGAGGCCGGCGACGCCGCCCTCCTCCGGGGCACCGAGACGGCGCTGTCGGCGGTGTACGAAACCGCCACCGGCGACGCCTACGAGCCGCCGTCGGCGGTCGACTCCACCATCGACGACCTGGACCGCGCGGTCGACTCCATCGTCCTGATGAAGAACATGAGCGAACTCGCGGTGGATCTGGCCTACGGCGCCGTCCTCTTCGACAGCGAGGGCGTCGCCGAGGAGGTCGTCGAACTCGAAGCCGAGGTCGACGCCCTCAAATCGCGGTTCGAGGCGTGGGTGTTGCGCGCCGCCGGCCGGGTCGAGGACCCCATCACCCTCCGGGGGCTCGTCCACCTCGCGAGCGCGACGGAGGTCATCAGCGACGCCGCCCTGGAGATCAGCGAAGGGGTCCTCCGGGGCCTCGACACCCACCCCGTCGTCGCCGCCGCCGTCGAGGAGTCCGACGAGGTGATCGTCAGGGTGGGCGTGGCCGCCGGGAGCCGGCTCGCCGACGCCTCGCTCGGCGATCTGGAGGTGAAAACCGAGACGGGGATGCGCGTCATCGCCGTCCGCCGCGGCGACGGCGACTGGGTCATCTCGCCCGGGCCCGGGACGACCGTCCACGCCGACGACGTGCTGATCGCGAAGGGGACCCGCGACGGCGCGGCGCGGCTGTCGGAACTGGCCGGCGACGCCTAG
- a CDS encoding DUF7536 family protein, producing the protein MSDDRPDRPRTTGLLDALEVRRNAAVGVAAGAVLAVLVYLVRVFELLGPNAGTQRYPFVGPEGWFLLLGVVLASATALLVTTALTAATAVRLARRL; encoded by the coding sequence GTGAGCGACGACCGACCGGATCGGCCACGGACGACGGGACTGCTCGACGCCTTGGAGGTGCGGCGGAACGCCGCCGTCGGCGTCGCCGCCGGCGCCGTCCTCGCGGTGCTCGTCTACCTCGTTCGCGTCTTCGAGTTGCTCGGCCCGAACGCCGGCACCCAACGGTACCCGTTCGTCGGCCCCGAGGGGTGGTTTCTCCTCCTCGGGGTCGTCCTCGCCTCGGCGACGGCGCTCCTCGTGACGACGGCGCTGACGGCGGCGACCGCCGTCCGCCTCGCACGTCGCCTCTAG
- a CDS encoding succinylglutamate desuccinylase/aspartoacylase family protein — MTSVGSADASPGTVDTGRLEAGETRDGSTFGLPVAVVEGARDGPTLYIQAASDGDELNGVGVVQRLVPQLDPDELAGTVIAVGIVNYHAFQVAEHRNPIDDTKMNRAYPGDENGTSSERIAAVTYGVAKEADLVLDLHQGSTSRMIDEVRVRCGRRHRLHSECLDLAKTFGCGYVLDQKGPDGQLARVAPSDGVPAVDPELGGAVGWDEDSIATGVEGVFNVLRGYDFLDGDASVEAQTRAKGFDQYGSPVGGLVRYRHDLGDRVTEDETLFEVTDPFGGLKARITADNDGIFWRSRRLPQVATGEYVCSVGKNVDSY; from the coding sequence ATGACTTCGGTGGGAAGCGCGGACGCGTCGCCGGGAACGGTCGACACCGGCCGCCTCGAAGCCGGCGAGACGCGCGACGGCAGCACGTTCGGCCTCCCCGTGGCCGTCGTCGAGGGCGCCCGCGACGGGCCGACCCTCTACATCCAGGCGGCCAGCGACGGCGACGAACTCAACGGCGTGGGCGTGGTGCAGCGCCTCGTTCCGCAACTCGACCCCGACGAACTCGCGGGGACGGTGATCGCCGTCGGCATCGTCAACTACCACGCCTTCCAGGTGGCCGAACACCGCAACCCCATCGACGACACGAAGATGAACCGGGCCTACCCCGGCGACGAGAACGGCACGTCGAGCGAGCGCATCGCCGCCGTCACCTACGGGGTCGCCAAGGAGGCCGACCTCGTCCTCGACCTCCACCAGGGCTCGACGAGTCGGATGATCGACGAGGTCCGGGTCCGGTGCGGGCGCCGCCACCGCCTCCACTCGGAGTGTCTCGACCTCGCGAAGACGTTCGGCTGTGGCTACGTCCTCGACCAGAAGGGCCCCGACGGGCAACTGGCCCGCGTCGCGCCCTCGGACGGCGTGCCCGCGGTCGACCCGGAACTCGGCGGCGCCGTCGGCTGGGACGAGGACAGCATCGCCACGGGCGTCGAGGGCGTCTTCAACGTCCTCCGCGGCTACGACTTCCTCGACGGCGACGCGTCCGTGGAGGCCCAGACCCGCGCCAAGGGGTTCGACCAGTACGGCTCGCCGGTCGGCGGCCTCGTCCGCTACCGCCACGACCTCGGCGACCGCGTGACCGAAGACGAGACGCTGTTCGAAGTGACCGACCCCTTCGGCGGCCTGAAGGCCCGGATCACCGCCGACAACGACGGCATCTTCTGGCGGAGTCGGCGCCTCCCCCAGGTGGCGACCGGCGAGTACGTCTGCTCCGTCGGGAAGAACGTCGACTCCTACTGA
- a CDS encoding threonine synthase: MAVDLVCPACGETFADRWRCTCGAPLEFASCPRPEGPAPDRSAFDPRRGLWAFDDFIPVEPSVTLGEGFTPLVDAPSLDATVKLEYVSPTGSFKDRGAATVVSRAVEVGADRVIEDSSGNAGAAIAAYAARAGLDADVYVPASVAAAKRRAIEATGARVVEIEGDREAVAEACREAVGEASPRGDGDAVGGGWYASHAWNPAFFAGTATFGVELAAQRDWSVPDAVVVPLGHGTLLLGAYRGFRALADAGWIDGLPRLLAVQATGYAPVADGRGGADPDADANDLADGIRIREPVRRARIEDALDATDGDAVAVPEAAVRDALADLRESGFAVEPTAAVAPAGLRAYRDRGVVGADADVVVPLTGRAK; this comes from the coding sequence ATGGCCGTCGACCTCGTCTGTCCGGCGTGCGGGGAGACGTTCGCCGACCGCTGGCGATGTACCTGCGGCGCCCCCCTCGAGTTCGCCTCGTGCCCGCGTCCGGAGGGTCCCGCCCCCGACCGCTCGGCGTTCGACCCGCGTCGCGGCCTGTGGGCGTTCGACGACTTCATCCCCGTCGAGCCGTCGGTCACGCTGGGCGAGGGGTTCACGCCGCTGGTCGACGCCCCCTCCCTGGACGCGACCGTCAAACTGGAGTACGTCTCGCCGACCGGGAGCTTCAAGGACCGCGGCGCCGCGACGGTCGTCTCCCGGGCGGTCGAGGTCGGCGCCGACCGGGTGATCGAGGACTCCTCGGGCAACGCCGGTGCGGCCATCGCCGCCTACGCCGCCCGCGCGGGCCTCGACGCGGACGTCTACGTCCCCGCGTCGGTCGCGGCGGCGAAGCGGCGGGCCATCGAGGCGACGGGCGCGCGCGTCGTCGAAATCGAGGGGGACCGCGAGGCGGTCGCCGAGGCGTGTCGGGAGGCGGTGGGCGAAGCGTCGCCCCGGGGAGACGGCGACGCCGTCGGTGGCGGGTGGTACGCCAGCCACGCCTGGAACCCGGCCTTCTTCGCCGGCACCGCCACGTTCGGGGTCGAACTCGCCGCCCAGCGGGACTGGTCGGTCCCCGACGCCGTCGTCGTCCCCCTCGGCCACGGGACGCTCCTGCTCGGCGCCTACCGCGGCTTCCGCGCCCTCGCCGATGCGGGGTGGATCGACGGACTGCCCCGCCTCCTGGCCGTGCAGGCGACGGGCTACGCCCCCGTGGCTGACGGGCGGGGCGGCGCCGATCCGGACGCGGACGCCAACGACCTCGCCGACGGCATCAGGATCCGGGAGCCGGTGCGACGCGCCCGGATCGAGGACGCCCTCGACGCGACCGACGGCGACGCCGTCGCGGTCCCGGAGGCGGCGGTTCGGGACGCGCTGGCCGACCTGCGGGAGTCGGGGTTCGCCGTCGAACCCACCGCCGCCGTCGCCCCGGCGGGCCTCCGCGCCTACCGCGACCGAGGGGTCGTCGGGGCGGACGCGGACGTGGTCGTCCCCCTCACCGGCCGCGCGAAGTGA
- a CDS encoding DUF7511 domain-containing protein → MSSTGEGDRPVAVDSPALDRWPTFALDHAIEAVGCDGSQCTIYPSDVPEDRRLTAWITATDDSFIAVDEIR, encoded by the coding sequence GTGAGTTCGACCGGGGAGGGCGACCGACCGGTGGCCGTCGACAGTCCCGCGCTCGACCGGTGGCCCACGTTCGCGCTCGATCACGCCATCGAGGCCGTCGGCTGCGACGGCAGTCAGTGTACGATCTACCCGTCGGACGTGCCCGAAGACCGGCGGCTCACGGCCTGGATCACGGCGACCGACGACTCCTTCATCGCCGTCGACGAGATCCGGTGA